One Streptomyces hundungensis DNA segment encodes these proteins:
- a CDS encoding ABC transporter permease encodes MTSSTRAAMEPTDPLPGGGDTPEPADGLEVKTGELVGRSPGRLAWIRFRRDKVGILCAFTVLGFIFVALTAPLISKLYGKDPYQLYGQDRGLLNSYGIPLKANGGIDGDFWFGLEPKLGRDVFTLLIYGIRTSLLIALTVTVIAVVIGVLVGLVQGYLGGRADYFVGRFSDLMLSFPQQLFFIAFTPVIVALFVSPTEEEPAYVRVVALILVQLILGWMTIGRLIRAQVLSLREREFIEAARLSGASGWRIIRKELLPNIWSTVLVQSTLLLPVNVTAEAGLSYLGVGVHSPTPDWGLLFQSGATYYDSDLTFMFFPGIAMVVFVVAFNLLGDSVRDALDPKTVR; translated from the coding sequence ATGACGAGTTCCACAAGAGCTGCCATGGAGCCCACCGATCCACTTCCCGGAGGGGGTGACACCCCCGAACCGGCCGACGGTCTCGAAGTAAAGACGGGTGAACTCGTCGGACGTTCCCCGGGACGTCTCGCGTGGATCCGGTTCAGACGCGACAAGGTCGGAATCCTGTGTGCCTTTACGGTCCTCGGATTCATCTTCGTCGCCCTGACCGCCCCGCTCATCTCCAAGCTGTACGGCAAAGATCCTTACCAGCTCTACGGGCAGGACCGCGGACTGCTGAACAGCTACGGCATTCCGCTCAAGGCCAACGGCGGAATCGACGGCGACTTCTGGTTCGGCCTCGAACCCAAGCTCGGCCGCGACGTGTTCACGCTGTTGATCTACGGCATCAGGACCTCCCTGCTCATCGCGTTGACGGTCACCGTGATCGCGGTGGTCATCGGGGTCCTGGTGGGCCTGGTGCAGGGGTACCTGGGGGGCAGGGCCGACTACTTCGTCGGCCGGTTCTCGGACCTGATGCTCTCCTTCCCCCAGCAGTTGTTCTTCATCGCCTTCACCCCGGTGATCGTGGCGCTGTTCGTCTCGCCCACCGAGGAGGAGCCGGCGTACGTCCGGGTGGTGGCGCTGATCCTGGTGCAGCTGATCCTCGGCTGGATGACGATCGGCCGGCTCATCAGGGCCCAGGTGCTCTCGCTGCGCGAGCGCGAGTTCATCGAGGCCGCCCGGCTCAGCGGCGCCTCGGGCTGGCGGATCATCCGCAAGGAGCTGCTGCCCAACATCTGGTCGACCGTCCTCGTGCAGTCGACCCTGCTGCTCCCGGTCAACGTCACCGCCGAGGCGGGCCTCTCCTACCTGGGCGTCGGGGTCCACAGCCCCACTCCGGACTGGGGCCTGCTCTTCCAGTCCGGAGCCACGTACTACGACTCCGATCTCACCTTCATGTTCTTCCCCGGCATCGCGATGGTCGTCTTCGTCGTCGCGTTCAACCTGCTCGGGGATTCGGTCCGGGACGCTCTCGACCCCAAGACCGTGCGCTGA
- a CDS encoding ABC transporter substrate-binding protein yields the protein MRINKARQVSAVLAVGALALTAACSSGGSSDGGNGPDSGKKAAVQNFGVGTKADSTGPAVAVDGAKAGGTAYSLDQAGFDYLDPGQQYVSDQLSVQLLYNRSLTGYKIDPKSGKTIVVGDLATDAGTPSDGSKTWTYTLKDGVKFEDGTPITTKDVKYGIERLFADYQTQGPQYVQKWLYGTDYRKKYAGPYDGKEIPDAQISTPDDKTIVFHFLAPHADTPYAMAMPNISPVPKAKDDKQKYNNHPFSSGPYKIASYQPGKSLSFERNPNWDPKTDPIRNAYPDKWEFQLGIQEPGLTNRLAADTGTDKFAINMSGSADPSKMQTLTSDPQYKGRTVNEYQPYVEVYNLNTKRIKDPKVRQALVYAFPMTQVQQAFGGAAQGDLGTTLLSPTVAGWKKFDPFGKLAKPMGDPEKSLQLLKDAGVSTPYKISLAYANTPRWDTVTLTIQKALEKAGFKVERKAIDPTSYYTVVGKVDTPYDMYRTGWGADWPNGSTVVPPTMDGRNLADGTNNYAFLNDPKVNSEIDRINQITDLPQQAAAWEQLSEYVLQTDTSQLPFIFDKYFNLHGSGLGGVTYNQVYGTINPNSVFVKQ from the coding sequence ATGAGAATAAACAAGGCGCGCCAGGTTTCCGCGGTCCTCGCGGTCGGGGCACTGGCGCTGACCGCCGCATGCAGCAGCGGCGGATCGAGTGACGGCGGCAACGGCCCGGACTCGGGCAAGAAGGCCGCGGTCCAGAACTTCGGCGTGGGCACCAAGGCCGACTCCACCGGGCCCGCCGTCGCGGTCGACGGCGCCAAGGCCGGCGGCACCGCCTACAGCCTCGACCAGGCAGGCTTCGACTATCTCGACCCGGGCCAGCAGTACGTGAGCGACCAGCTCTCGGTGCAGCTGCTCTACAACCGCTCGCTGACCGGCTACAAGATCGACCCGAAGTCCGGCAAGACGATCGTCGTCGGTGACCTCGCCACCGACGCGGGCACCCCCTCCGACGGCTCCAAGACCTGGACGTACACCCTCAAGGACGGGGTCAAGTTCGAGGACGGCACGCCGATCACCACCAAGGACGTCAAGTACGGCATCGAGCGGCTCTTCGCGGACTACCAGACGCAAGGACCGCAGTACGTCCAGAAGTGGCTGTACGGGACCGACTACCGCAAGAAGTACGCGGGCCCCTACGACGGCAAGGAGATCCCGGACGCGCAGATCTCCACCCCCGACGACAAGACGATCGTCTTCCACTTCCTCGCCCCGCACGCGGACACCCCGTACGCGATGGCGATGCCCAACATCTCGCCGGTGCCCAAGGCCAAGGACGACAAGCAGAAGTACAACAACCACCCGTTCTCCAGCGGCCCGTACAAGATCGCGAGCTATCAGCCCGGCAAGTCGCTGTCCTTCGAGCGCAACCCCAACTGGGACCCGAAGACCGACCCGATCCGCAACGCCTACCCCGACAAGTGGGAGTTCCAGCTCGGCATCCAGGAGCCGGGTCTGACCAACCGGCTCGCCGCCGACACCGGCACCGACAAGTTCGCCATCAACATGTCGGGTTCGGCGGACCCCTCCAAGATGCAGACGCTGACCTCGGACCCGCAGTACAAGGGCCGCACGGTCAACGAGTACCAGCCCTATGTCGAGGTGTACAACCTCAACACCAAGCGGATCAAGGACCCCAAGGTCCGCCAGGCGCTGGTCTACGCCTTCCCGATGACCCAGGTCCAGCAGGCCTTCGGCGGCGCCGCGCAGGGCGATCTCGGCACCACGCTGCTGAGCCCGACCGTGGCCGGCTGGAAGAAGTTCGACCCGTTCGGCAAGCTCGCCAAGCCCATGGGTGACCCGGAGAAGTCGCTCCAGCTCCTCAAGGACGCCGGGGTGAGCACCCCCTACAAGATCTCGCTGGCGTACGCCAACACCCCGCGCTGGGACACCGTCACGCTGACCATCCAGAAGGCGCTGGAGAAGGCCGGCTTCAAGGTCGAGCGCAAGGCCATCGACCCGACGTCGTACTACACGGTGGTGGGCAAGGTGGACACCCCGTACGACATGTACCGCACCGGCTGGGGCGCCGACTGGCCCAACGGCTCCACCGTCGTGCCGCCCACCATGGACGGGCGCAACCTGGCGGACGGCACTAACAACTACGCGTTCCTGAACGACCCGAAGGTCAACTCCGAGATCGACCGCATCAACCAGATCACGGACCTGCCGCAGCAGGCGGCCGCGTGGGAGCAGCTCTCCGAGTACGTGTTGCAGACGGACACCTCGCAGCTCCCGTTCATCTTCGACAAGTACTTCAACCTGCACGGCTCCGGACTCGGTGGCGTCACCTACAACCAGGTGTACGGAACGATCAACCCGAACTCGGTCTTCGTGAAGCAGTAG
- a CDS encoding ABC transporter permease has protein sequence MFRFLVRRVLGAMVILLLISMITYFLFFALPSDPALLSCGKQCDPQNVALIRKNLGLDLPIWTQYWDYMVGIFAGRHLPIGECPAPCFGYSFANQQPVWGTIADSYPTTLTLAVGGAAVFLTVGVSLGLISAWRQGTVFDRVASATSLLGQSVQIYFIGPLAILFFSTQLGWLDRGHDVDWAHDAVGSVSGMILPCLVLSVIFWSNYSRQTRSLMVEQLSEDHIRAARAKGMSSRYVFLRYALRGAMATIITIFGVDLSAVLGGAIITEVTFGLHGLGLLSVQAVLRSDLPLEMAVMLIGATLIVVCNIVVDLAYAFIDPRIRLA, from the coding sequence ATGTTCCGGTTCCTCGTGCGCCGCGTGCTCGGTGCCATGGTCATCCTGCTGCTGATCAGCATGATCACCTATTTTCTCTTCTTCGCCCTGCCCTCCGACCCGGCGCTGCTTTCCTGCGGAAAACAATGCGATCCGCAGAATGTCGCCCTCATCCGTAAGAACCTCGGACTCGACCTGCCGATCTGGACGCAGTACTGGGATTACATGGTCGGCATATTCGCCGGCCGCCATCTGCCGATCGGCGAGTGTCCCGCGCCGTGTTTCGGCTATTCCTTCGCCAATCAACAACCGGTGTGGGGAACGATTGCCGACAGCTATCCGACGACGCTGACCCTCGCGGTCGGCGGCGCGGCGGTCTTCCTCACCGTGGGCGTCTCGCTCGGACTCATCTCGGCCTGGCGTCAGGGCACCGTCTTCGACCGGGTGGCGAGCGCCACCTCGCTGCTTGGGCAGTCGGTGCAGATCTACTTCATCGGACCGCTCGCGATCCTCTTCTTCTCCACCCAACTGGGCTGGCTCGACCGGGGTCATGACGTGGACTGGGCCCATGACGCGGTGGGTTCGGTCTCCGGGATGATCCTGCCCTGTCTGGTCCTGTCGGTGATCTTCTGGTCCAACTACAGCCGCCAGACACGGTCGTTGATGGTCGAGCAGCTCTCCGAGGACCACATCAGGGCGGCCCGCGCCAAGGGCATGTCGTCCCGCTACGTCTTCCTGCGGTACGCGCTGCGGGGCGCGATGGCCACCATCATCACCATCTTCGGCGTGGACCTGAGCGCGGTGCTCGGCGGCGCGATCATCACCGAGGTCACCTTCGGCCTGCACGGCCTCGGCCTGCTCTCGGTGCAGGCGGTGCTCCGCAGCGACCTGCCGCTGGAGATGGCCGTCATGCTCATCGGCGCCACCCTCATCGTCGTCTGCAACATCGTCGTGGACCTGGCCTATGCCTTCATCGACCCCCGGATCAGGCTCGCCTGA
- a CDS encoding ABC transporter ATP-binding protein encodes MSTLSQSAAEPSAAPASSFLSVTDLYVHFATEDGTVKAVDGLSFDLERGSTLGIVGESGSGKSVTNLAVLGLHNPRNTTIRGEIVLDGQELTGASERQLNRLRGKKMAMIFQDSLAALSPFYTVGRQIAEPFMKHTGASRREARARAVDMLRKVGIPQPELRVDDYPHQFSGGMRQRAMIAMALVCDPDLVIADEPTTALDVTVQAQILDLLKSLQQETGAAIIIITHDLGVIAKTADQVMVMYAGRCVERGTVKEVMHHPQHPYSWGLLSSVPRLDSSVEIPLVPIPGAPPSLLAPPPGCPFHPRCGFSDRVPGGACHTVRPELPDAQQRGSACHLTETQKESVFTEQIRPRLR; translated from the coding sequence GTGTCCACCCTGAGCCAGAGCGCCGCCGAGCCGTCGGCCGCGCCTGCGTCCTCCTTCCTGTCGGTCACCGACCTCTACGTCCACTTCGCCACCGAGGACGGCACCGTCAAGGCCGTCGACGGCCTCTCCTTCGACCTGGAACGCGGCTCCACCCTCGGCATCGTCGGCGAGTCGGGGTCCGGCAAGTCGGTGACCAACCTCGCGGTGCTCGGGCTGCACAACCCGCGCAACACCACCATCCGGGGCGAGATAGTGCTCGACGGGCAGGAGCTGACCGGCGCGAGCGAACGGCAGCTCAACCGGCTGCGCGGCAAGAAGATGGCGATGATCTTCCAGGACTCGCTGGCCGCGCTCTCGCCGTTCTACACGGTGGGCCGCCAGATCGCCGAGCCCTTCATGAAGCACACCGGCGCATCCCGCCGCGAAGCGCGGGCGCGCGCCGTCGACATGCTGCGCAAGGTCGGCATCCCCCAGCCCGAACTGCGCGTCGACGACTACCCGCACCAGTTCTCCGGCGGCATGCGCCAGCGCGCGATGATCGCGATGGCACTGGTCTGCGACCCGGACCTGGTGATCGCCGACGAGCCCACCACCGCGCTCGACGTGACGGTGCAGGCGCAGATCCTGGACCTCCTCAAGAGCCTTCAACAGGAGACCGGCGCGGCGATCATCATCATCACCCACGACCTCGGGGTGATCGCCAAGACCGCCGACCAGGTGATGGTGATGTACGCGGGCCGGTGCGTGGAGCGCGGCACCGTCAAGGAGGTCATGCACCATCCCCAGCACCCCTACAGCTGGGGTCTGCTCAGCTCGGTGCCGCGTCTGGACTCCTCGGTGGAGATCCCCCTGGTGCCCATCCCCGGCGCCCCGCCCAGTCTGCTCGCACCGCCACCGGGCTGCCCCTTCCACCCCCGGTGCGGCTTCAGCGACCGGGTGCCGGGCGGGGCCTGCCACACTGTACGACCTGAGCTGCCGGACGCCCAACAGCGCGGCTCTGCCTGCCACTTGACAGAGACTCAGAAGGAATCCGTCTTCACCGAGCAGATCCGCCCCCGGCTGCGCTGA
- a CDS encoding ABC transporter ATP-binding protein — protein MSENATSLVKQPDSTPQSGPGGTEALLEVTGLVKYFPISMGFLFKRHVGDVRAVDGIDFRIGRGETLGLVGESGCGKSTTGRLVTRLLEPTGGKVVYAGQDITHASRRALAPIRSEIQMIFQDPYASLNPRQTVGDIVANPMVVNGIKPAGGVERRVRELLEIVGLNPEHYNRFPHEFSGGQRQRIGVARALGMEPKLIVADEPVSALDVSIQAQVVNLLQQLQRELDIAFLFIAHDLAIVRHFSQRVAVMYLGRIVEVGDRDSIYQRPRHPYTHALLSAVPEAVVDEEGERRERIRLAGDVPSPVNPPSGCRFRTRCWKARDKCAVETPALVRIEGNREGHLTACHFPEEPTVAARDEDVVLDPALAAIEEATDTAR, from the coding sequence ATGAGTGAGAACGCCACCAGTCTCGTCAAGCAGCCGGACTCCACGCCCCAGTCCGGACCCGGCGGTACGGAAGCCCTGCTCGAAGTGACCGGCCTCGTCAAGTACTTCCCCATCAGCATGGGCTTCCTCTTCAAGCGGCACGTCGGCGACGTACGCGCCGTGGACGGCATCGACTTCCGCATCGGGCGGGGCGAGACGCTCGGGCTGGTCGGCGAGTCCGGCTGCGGCAAGTCGACCACCGGCCGTCTGGTCACCCGGCTGCTCGAACCGACCGGCGGCAAGGTCGTCTACGCCGGCCAGGACATCACCCACGCCTCGCGCCGGGCCCTCGCCCCGATCAGGTCCGAGATCCAGATGATCTTCCAGGACCCGTACGCCTCGCTCAACCCGCGCCAGACCGTGGGCGACATCGTCGCCAACCCGATGGTGGTCAACGGCATCAAGCCGGCCGGCGGCGTGGAGCGGCGGGTCCGCGAGCTCCTGGAGATCGTGGGCCTCAACCCGGAGCACTACAACCGCTTCCCGCACGAGTTCTCCGGCGGACAGCGCCAACGCATCGGCGTGGCGCGGGCGTTGGGCATGGAGCCCAAGCTGATCGTGGCCGACGAGCCGGTCTCGGCGCTGGACGTGTCGATCCAGGCGCAGGTCGTCAACCTGCTCCAGCAGCTCCAGCGGGAGCTGGACATCGCCTTCCTCTTCATCGCCCACGACCTGGCGATCGTGCGGCACTTCTCGCAGCGGGTCGCCGTCATGTACCTGGGCCGGATCGTCGAGGTCGGCGACCGCGACTCGATCTACCAGCGGCCGCGCCACCCGTACACCCACGCGCTGCTCTCCGCGGTGCCGGAGGCGGTGGTGGACGAGGAGGGCGAGCGGCGCGAGCGCATCCGGCTCGCCGGGGACGTGCCCTCGCCCGTGAACCCGCCGTCCGGCTGCCGCTTCCGCACCCGGTGCTGGAAGGCGCGGGACAAGTGCGCGGTGGAGACGCCGGCGTTGGTGCGGATCGAGGGGAACCGGGAGGGGCATCTGACGGCCTGCCACTTCCCCGAGGAACCGACGGTCGCGGCGCGGGACGAGGACGTGGTCCTCGACCCCGCGCTCGCCGCGATCGAGGAGGCTACGGACACCGCCCGTTGA
- a CDS encoding ABC transporter ATP-binding protein — protein MAEAILEVRDLVKHYPLTQGVLLKKQVGAVRAVDGVSFDLAAGETLGIVGESGCGKSTVARMLVNLERPTAGRISYKGEDITRMSGRALKAVRRNIQMVFQDPYTSLNPRMTVGDIIGEPYEIHPEVAPKGDRRRKVQDLLDVVGLNPEYINRYPHQFSGGQRQRIGIARGLALRPEIIVADEPVSALDVSVQAQVVNLLDRLQSEFALSYVFIAHDLSIVRHISDRVGVMYLGRVVEIGRDEEIYEHPTHPYTQALLSAVPLPDPSARERRERIILTGDVPSPANPPSGCRFRTRCWKARERCAQEVPLLAVPAEFRHAEGPARHPSACHFAEERRVVPPAA, from the coding sequence ATGGCTGAGGCCATTTTGGAGGTCCGGGACCTGGTCAAGCACTATCCGCTGACGCAGGGCGTCCTCCTCAAGAAGCAGGTCGGCGCGGTACGGGCCGTCGACGGGGTCTCCTTCGACCTCGCGGCCGGCGAGACGCTGGGCATCGTGGGGGAGTCCGGCTGCGGCAAGTCCACGGTCGCCAGGATGCTGGTCAACCTGGAACGCCCCACCGCCGGGCGGATCTCGTACAAGGGCGAGGACATCACCCGGATGTCGGGCCGGGCCCTCAAGGCCGTGCGCCGCAACATCCAGATGGTGTTCCAGGACCCGTACACCTCGCTGAACCCGCGCATGACGGTCGGTGACATCATCGGGGAGCCCTACGAGATCCACCCCGAGGTGGCCCCGAAGGGCGACCGGCGCCGCAAGGTGCAGGACCTCCTCGATGTCGTCGGGCTCAACCCCGAGTACATCAACCGCTATCCGCACCAGTTCTCCGGCGGTCAGCGCCAGCGCATCGGCATCGCGCGGGGGCTCGCGCTGCGGCCCGAGATCATCGTGGCGGACGAACCGGTCTCCGCGCTCGACGTGTCCGTGCAGGCCCAGGTGGTGAACCTGCTCGACCGGTTGCAGAGCGAGTTCGCCCTCTCGTACGTCTTCATCGCGCACGACCTGTCCATCGTGCGGCACATCTCCGACCGGGTCGGCGTGATGTACCTGGGCCGGGTCGTCGAGATCGGCCGGGACGAGGAGATCTATGAGCACCCCACCCATCCCTACACCCAGGCGCTGCTGTCCGCGGTGCCGCTGCCGGACCCCTCGGCGCGCGAGCGCCGCGAGCGCATCATCCTGACCGGGGACGTGCCCTCGCCCGCCAACCCGCCCTCGGGGTGCCGGTTTCGCACCCGGTGCTGGAAGGCGCGGGAGCGGTGTGCGCAGGAGGTGCCGCTGCTGGCCGTACCGGCGGAGTTCCGCCACGCGGAGGGGCCGGCGCGGCATCCCTCGGCGTGCCACTTCGCGGAGGAGCGCCGCGTGGTCCCCCCGGCGGCCTGA
- a CDS encoding ABC transporter ATP-binding protein, which translates to MLLEVRDLQVEFRTRDGVAKAVNGVDYAVDAGETLAVLGESGSGKSVTAQAVMGILDMPPGRIGGGEILFRGQDLLKLKEDERRKIRGSEMAMIFQDALSSLNPVLSVGDQLSEMFTVHRGMSRKDARARAVELMDRVRIPAAKERVGQYPHQFSGGMRQRIMIAMAMALEPSLIIADEPTTALDVTVQAQVMDLLAELRRELDMGLILITHDLGVVADVADKIAVMYAGRIVERAPVHEIYRRPAHPYTKGLLASIPRLDQKGRELYAIKGLPPNLMHIPPGCAFNPRCPMAQDICRTEVPPLFDVAPDRQSACFFWKETLDG; encoded by the coding sequence ATGCTGCTCGAAGTACGTGATCTCCAGGTGGAGTTCAGGACGCGGGACGGGGTCGCCAAGGCGGTCAACGGGGTCGACTACGCGGTGGACGCGGGCGAGACGCTGGCCGTGCTCGGCGAGTCCGGCTCCGGCAAGTCCGTCACCGCGCAGGCCGTGATGGGCATCCTCGACATGCCGCCCGGACGGATCGGCGGCGGCGAGATCCTCTTCCGGGGCCAGGACCTCCTGAAGCTCAAGGAGGACGAGCGGCGCAAGATCCGCGGCTCCGAGATGGCGATGATCTTCCAGGACGCGCTCTCCTCCCTGAACCCGGTGCTCAGCGTGGGCGACCAGCTCTCGGAGATGTTCACCGTCCACCGCGGCATGTCCCGCAAGGACGCGCGGGCCAGGGCCGTCGAGCTGATGGACCGGGTGCGCATCCCGGCCGCCAAGGAACGCGTGGGCCAGTACCCCCACCAGTTCTCCGGCGGCATGCGCCAGCGCATCATGATCGCGATGGCGATGGCCCTGGAGCCGTCCCTGATCATCGCGGACGAGCCGACCACCGCGCTCGACGTGACCGTGCAGGCCCAAGTCATGGATTTGCTGGCGGAGTTGAGGCGCGAACTCGACATGGGTCTGATCCTGATCACCCATGACCTCGGTGTGGTCGCCGACGTCGCGGACAAGATCGCGGTGATGTACGCCGGGCGTATCGTCGAGCGGGCCCCGGTCCACGAGATCTACCGGCGGCCCGCGCACCCGTACACCAAGGGCCTGCTCGCCTCGATCCCGCGCCTGGACCAGAAGGGCCGGGAGCTGTACGCGATCAAGGGCCTGCCGCCCAACCTGATGCACATCCCGCCGGGCTGCGCCTTCAACCCGCGCTGCCCGATGGCCCAGGACATCTGCCGCACCGAGGTGCCGCCGCTGTTCGACGTGGCCCCCGACCGGCAGAGCGCGTGCTTCTTCTGGAAGGAGACCCTCGATGGCTGA
- a CDS encoding ABC transporter permease, translating to MPEPYDDGAIAGTGAGGAMDLAASEATTLERTPGGPQGTGPSEKARSLWSDAWRDLRRNPVFIISALVILFLVVISLWPSLIASGNPLQCELSKAQEGSQPGHPFGYNGQGCDVYTRTVYGARTSVTVGVCTTVGVALFGSFVGGLAGFFGGGWDALLSRVTDIFFGIPVVLGGLVFLSVVTSSTVWPVIGFMILLGWPQIARIARGSVITAKQNDYVQAARALGASNSRMLLRHIAPNAVAPVIVVATIALGTYIALEATLSYLGVGLKPPTVSWGIDISSASQYIRNAPHMLLWPAGALAITVLAFIMLGDAVRDALDPKLR from the coding sequence ATGCCTGAGCCTTACGACGACGGAGCGATCGCCGGTACGGGGGCCGGCGGGGCGATGGACCTCGCGGCGAGCGAGGCGACGACCCTGGAGCGCACGCCGGGCGGCCCGCAGGGCACCGGCCCCTCCGAGAAGGCCCGCTCGCTCTGGTCGGACGCCTGGCGCGACCTGCGGCGCAACCCGGTCTTCATCATCTCGGCCCTGGTCATCCTCTTCCTGGTCGTCATCTCACTGTGGCCCTCGCTGATCGCGAGCGGCAACCCGCTCCAGTGCGAGCTGTCCAAGGCGCAGGAGGGCTCCCAGCCGGGCCACCCCTTCGGATACAACGGGCAGGGCTGCGACGTCTACACGCGGACCGTCTACGGCGCCCGTACCTCGGTCACCGTCGGCGTGTGCACCACCGTCGGCGTCGCCCTGTTCGGCTCGTTCGTCGGCGGGCTCGCCGGGTTCTTCGGCGGCGGCTGGGACGCGCTGCTCTCCCGCGTCACCGACATCTTCTTCGGCATCCCCGTCGTCCTCGGCGGCCTCGTCTTCCTCTCCGTGGTCACCTCCTCCACCGTCTGGCCCGTCATCGGCTTCATGATCCTGCTGGGCTGGCCGCAGATCGCCCGCATCGCCCGCGGCTCCGTCATCACCGCCAAGCAGAACGACTACGTCCAGGCGGCCCGCGCGCTCGGCGCCTCCAACTCCCGGATGCTGCTGCGCCACATCGCGCCCAACGCGGTCGCCCCGGTGATCGTCGTGGCGACCATCGCGCTCGGCACGTACATCGCCCTGGAGGCGACGCTGTCCTACCTCGGTGTCGGGCTCAAGCCGCCCACGGTCTCCTGGGGCATCGACATCTCGTCCGCCTCGCAGTACATCCGCAACGCCCCGCACATGCTGCTCTGGCCGGCCGGCGCGCTGGCGATCACCGTGCTCGCGTTCATCATGCTCGGCGACGCGGTGCGCGACGCCCTCGACCCCAAGCTGCGTTGA
- a CDS encoding ABC transporter permease, giving the protein MGRYVIRRLLQMIPVFFGATLLIFLMVNVMGDPIAGLCGDKACDPATAAQLEKEFGLDKPVWQQYLTYMGNVFTGDFGTAFNGQKVTELMSTAFPVTIRLTIVAVLFEIVIGISLGVVTGLRRGRPVDTVVLMLTLIVIAIPVFVTGLLLQLLVGVEWGVIKPTVSPEAPFNELLIPGLVLASVSLAYVTRLTRTSIAENSRADYVRTAVAKGLPRRRVIVKHLLRNSLIPVVTFIGTDVGALMGGAIVTERIFNIHGVGYQLYQGILRQSTQTVVGFVTVLVLVFLLANLIVDLLYAVLDPRIRYA; this is encoded by the coding sequence ATGGGACGGTATGTGATCCGGCGTCTGCTCCAGATGATCCCGGTCTTCTTCGGGGCCACGCTGCTGATCTTCCTGATGGTCAATGTGATGGGGGACCCCATCGCCGGCCTCTGTGGCGACAAGGCCTGCGACCCCGCCACCGCCGCGCAGCTCGAGAAGGAGTTCGGCCTCGACAAGCCGGTGTGGCAGCAATACCTGACGTACATGGGGAACGTGTTCACCGGCGACTTCGGCACCGCGTTCAACGGGCAGAAGGTCACTGAGCTGATGTCGACCGCCTTCCCCGTCACCATCCGGCTGACCATCGTGGCGGTCCTCTTCGAGATCGTCATCGGCATCAGCCTCGGTGTGGTCACCGGGCTGCGGCGGGGCCGCCCGGTCGACACCGTCGTCCTGATGCTGACCCTCATCGTCATCGCCATCCCGGTCTTCGTGACGGGTCTGCTGCTCCAACTGCTGGTCGGCGTCGAATGGGGGGTCATCAAACCCACCGTCTCGCCCGAGGCCCCGTTCAACGAACTCCTCATCCCGGGGCTGGTGTTGGCGTCGGTCTCGCTGGCGTACGTCACCCGGCTCACCCGTACCTCGATCGCCGAGAACTCCCGCGCCGACTATGTCCGCACCGCCGTCGCCAAGGGTCTGCCCAGACGCCGGGTGATCGTCAAGCATCTGCTGCGCAACTCGCTGATCCCCGTCGTCACCTTCATCGGCACCGATGTCGGCGCCCTGATGGGCGGCGCGATCGTCACCGAGCGCATCTTCAACATCCACGGCGTCGGCTACCAGCTCTACCAGGGGATCCTGCGCCAGAGCACCCAGACCGTGGTCGGCTTCGTGACCGTGCTCGTCCTGGTCTTCCTGCTCGCCAACCTCATCGTCGACCTTCTGTACGCCGTACTCGACCCGAGGATCCGCTATGCCTGA